The following are encoded in a window of Dysidea avara chromosome 4, odDysAvar1.4, whole genome shotgun sequence genomic DNA:
- the LOC136254812 gene encoding uncharacterized protein translates to MDPVGGNTYKSDDELSQLKAQVKDLLKKIQQLQVELQATREEVKELKKQSASDNIAESEYQTPILPMTTNTVAIPEDHECWLQLATKLLEIKEELAKFIAEHLRETPISGSTCNWKCLAEKMNIPHDNLHTIEESERLYSITYEHQKQSTSDITVRELYLILKGIQAHYAAERLVRESFDLCEQRKRTSSDALDYHKPDLNYPMQYTHHRNSLPHCSQKPTLNPRNKK, encoded by the exons ATGGATCCAGTTGGTGGTAATACCTACAAGAGTGATGATGAATTAAGTCAACTAAAGGCACAAGTGAAAGATTTGTTGA AAAAGATACAGCAACTGCAGGTGGAGCTGCAAGCAACAAGAGAAGAAGTTAAAGAATTGAAGAAACAAAGTGCCTCAG ACAATATCGCTGAGAGTGAATACCAAACACCGATCCTACCAATGACAACGAATACTGTGGCAATTCCTGAG GATCACGAGTGTTGGCTACAGCTTGCCACTAAATTGTTGGAAATTAAAGAAGAGCTAGCAAAATTCATAGCAGAGCATCTGAGAGAAACTCCTATATCAG GTTCAACATGTAATTGGAAGTGTTTGGCTGAAAAGATGAACATTCCCCATGACAACCTACACACTATAGAAGAGAGTGAgaggctatacagtattacttaTGAACATCAAAAACAGAGTACCAGTGATATAACAGTCAGAGAACTTTATCTTATTCTCAAAGGCATTCAGGCACATTATGCAGCTGAAAGATTGGTAAGAGAATCATTTGATTTATGTGAACAACGTAAGAGGACTTCATCTGATGCTCTTGATTATCACAAACCTGACTTGAATTATCCTATGCAATACACACATCACAGAAACTCTTTACCACACTGTTCACAAAAGCCAACATTAAACCCACGAAACAAAAAGTAA